The genomic region CCTGTGGCAAAGTTGAGGCTTTCTTTGAATTTTTCCAGGGTATCTCCGGGAAGACCGATGATGAGGTCCAAACCGAAGACGATGCCGCTTTTTACCAACATCCTGACTTTTTCTTCAAATAGCTTACGGTCAAATTTACGGTCAGCGGCTTCCAATACATCCTTATGGATACTTTGCAAGCCGATCTGGAGAGAACAGTAGATTTGGCTGAATGCCTCGACGAGGTCTTCATCCAGCAGCTCGGCTCTGAGCTCGAAGGTGAAATGGACATCAGGAGCCTTGTCCCTGATCATGTGAAGGATGTGCAGGGTCCGTTCCTTGTTGATATTGAAGGTCGGGTCCAGTACGAATACGTCGGCCACGCCTTTGCTTACGATATAGTCAAGTTCCGCTTCCGTCCGTGCCATGGGATAGTCCCTGACGCTTCTCAGGCCTTTTGATTCAAAACAGAATGCGCAGTGATATGGACATCCTCTTGTCATTTCCCAAAGGATGGAGCAACCCGGAAAAAGGAAGGGATCGGCAGTATGGGTAAGCAATGGGGAATCGAGGCTTTCCAGATTCCTGATGCTAGCGAAGCTTGGTACGGTACATTCTTGAGTATAAATGCCTTTCCCTTCAGGTTTTTTCCCTTCTTTCAGCTGGACAAGGGCTGCAGGGGTACTTTCTTCACCCTCACCGACAACAAGGAAATCAAATCCATCTTTCCTGAAATTGCTGTAGTTGGCGCTGATCTCGGTTCCACCTGCGAACAGCCATCCTTTGTAGTTGGACTTCTTCAATGTTTCATGAAAGGAAGAAAACCATTTCCGGTTCCACAGGTAGATTGAAAAACCGATGCCATCAGGATGTTTCACAAGTATCTGCTTAGCGGCTTTCTCCGGCTCATCCGCAAGGCAGAAGAGGGATGTGTTGACGGAACAGTCCGAAAGCTGTGGGGTGTGCTCC from Spirochaetia bacterium harbors:
- a CDS encoding radical SAM protein codes for the protein MHIELVSTAIEKDNLSYPLGALCIQTALEHTPQLSDCSVNTSLFCLADEPEKAAKQILVKHPDGIGFSIYLWNRKWFSSFHETLKKSNYKGWLFAGGTEISANYSNFRKDGFDFLVVGEGEESTPAALVQLKEGKKPEGKGIYTQECTVPSFASIRNLESLDSPLLTHTADPFLFPGCSILWEMTRGCPYHCAFCFESKGLRSVRDYPMARTEAELDYIVSKGVADVFVLDPTFNINKERTLHILHMIRDKAPDVHFTFELRAELLDEDLVEAFSQIYCSLQIGLQSIHKDVLEAADRKFDRKLFEEKVRMLVKSGIVFGLDLIIGLPGDTLEKFKESLNFATGLQPSNLDIFPLSLLPGTKLAHEAAKLGLEVSDDDTYTIRCTSTLSPAELQEAMVIKHGCDEFYTKGGASMFLHTVLEATGLTASQLFKEFALFIEHRNKEEDIYGQQELFIRQLLKDCKDTEIEDAVISFVELHQGIDYLMDCKEEPEVSLRYDPNELALLDKMAVKDFVRTHRSQQPAYYLITETENGIEFFRLTD